A genomic stretch from Edaphobacter aggregans includes:
- the manD gene encoding D-mannonate dehydratase ManD: protein MKITAARLIVCSPDRNFVTLRIETDEGIYGLGDATLNGRELAVSAYLEEHVLPCLIGRDPFQTEDIWQYLYRGAYWRRGPVTMTAIAAVDVALWDIKGKALNTPLYNLLGGRSRDGVLVYTHANGRDIPETLDSVRKHMDEGYLAVRAQAGVPGVASSYGVPKGGKPYEPAERGLPSESLWSTEKYLNFVPSLFEKLRVELGSDVHLLHDVHHRLTPIEAARLGKALEPYHLFWMEDPCPAELQEGFELIRRHTTTPIATGEVFNSVWDAHDLIRHQWIDYIRMTIVHGGGITHAKKTADFAALYHVRTGYHGATDLSPITMAAALHLGLAIHNFGIQEHMHHSALTDEVFPHHYRFEAGYMHPGDAPGLGVEINETLAAKHPYQRAYLPVARKLDGTLTDW, encoded by the coding sequence ATGAAGATCACCGCCGCACGTCTCATCGTCTGCTCGCCGGACCGCAACTTCGTCACCCTCCGCATCGAGACGGACGAGGGCATCTACGGACTCGGAGATGCGACCCTGAATGGCCGCGAGCTCGCTGTCTCCGCTTATCTCGAAGAGCACGTGCTGCCTTGCCTAATCGGACGCGACCCCTTCCAGACCGAGGACATCTGGCAGTATCTCTACCGAGGAGCGTACTGGCGTCGCGGGCCTGTGACCATGACAGCCATCGCAGCCGTAGACGTAGCGCTCTGGGACATCAAAGGCAAAGCGCTCAACACGCCACTCTACAACTTGCTCGGCGGCCGCTCCCGAGATGGCGTCCTCGTCTACACTCACGCAAATGGTCGCGACATCCCTGAAACACTAGACTCGGTCCGCAAGCACATGGACGAGGGCTACCTCGCCGTTCGCGCGCAAGCCGGCGTCCCTGGAGTCGCATCCAGCTATGGTGTGCCAAAAGGCGGCAAGCCTTACGAACCAGCCGAACGCGGCCTCCCATCCGAGAGCCTCTGGTCGACGGAAAAATATCTCAACTTCGTCCCTTCGCTCTTCGAAAAACTCCGCGTTGAACTCGGCTCCGACGTCCATCTACTCCACGACGTTCACCACCGCCTTACTCCCATCGAAGCCGCACGCCTCGGCAAAGCACTCGAGCCTTACCACCTCTTCTGGATGGAAGACCCCTGCCCCGCCGAACTCCAGGAGGGGTTCGAACTAATCCGCCGCCACACCACCACTCCCATCGCCACAGGAGAAGTCTTCAATTCAGTGTGGGACGCCCACGACCTCATTCGCCATCAGTGGATCGATTACATTCGCATGACGATCGTGCACGGCGGCGGAATTACACACGCAAAAAAGACGGCAGACTTCGCTGCCCTCTATCATGTCCGTACCGGCTACCACGGCGCCACCGACCTTTCGCCGATCACGATGGCGGCCGCACTCCACCTCGGCCTAGCGATCCACAACTTCGGTATTCAGGAGCACATGCACCACAGCGCACTCACCGACGAGGTCTTCCCACATCACTATCGATTCGAAGCCGGCTACATGCACCCCGGCGATGCGCCTGGCCTCGGAGTCGAAATCAACGAGACGCTCGCCGCGAAGCACCCCTATCAACGCGCCTACCTTCCAGTAGCCCGCAAGCTCGATGGGACCCTCACGGATTGGTAA
- a CDS encoding vWA domain-containing protein, with amino-acid sequence MGFLAPWFLAGLAAVGLPVYIHLLRRHVTTPRPVSSLMFFERGTQSSTRHRKLRYLLLFSLRALLVLLLALVFANPFLRRSSAVASDRLLVVVVDNSFSMRAGTRLDDAKRGALDVLATRKPSQRAQVMVLSDELQVLTQPIKDAGALKAAVESIQPGDSRSNFGELGRGMRALTETVHTPVDLHLFSDMQASNMPVNFADMVMPGNVLLVLHPVAKAAVPNWTVESVEAPGQLVDPKRARVLAVIAGHQTPAATRTVSLIINGTVALMKKVEVPADGRATVAFESLDVPYGANRCEVRIDAADGFPVDDASSFAVKRADPERVLFVHQAGDSRSALYFGSALAAAAQASFVLQPILADQAADADPTKYAFVVLSDVVSIPSILENSLLQYVKNGGSVLIAVGTSEAHRQRIPVFGESASDARFYSRAGGFSNVGQVDGSHPAMKESAGWKDAKFYYATVVDAGRSRVAARLADGTPLLMDKQIGQGHVLVFASGFDNVTNDLPLHPAFVPFVDQSARYLSGVERLSGARVVDSFVQLRSVTNEGNQGASVEIVGPDGKRPLSLQEEAAAQSLRLTRAGFYQIRFANGRDALIAVNPDRRESGLDLIPQDVLKLWSGSGNADVAATQGVAAAAGEEKKNAYSLWWWVMLLILIAAVAESVVASRYLGTQREEV; translated from the coding sequence ATGGGCTTTCTTGCCCCGTGGTTTCTGGCGGGTCTGGCGGCGGTGGGGCTGCCGGTGTACATCCACTTGCTTCGGCGGCATGTGACGACGCCGAGGCCAGTGAGTTCGTTGATGTTCTTTGAGCGCGGAACGCAGAGTTCGACGCGGCACAGAAAACTGCGCTATCTGTTGCTGTTCAGTTTGCGCGCGTTGTTGGTGTTGTTGCTGGCACTCGTATTTGCGAATCCGTTTTTGCGGCGATCATCAGCGGTTGCGAGCGACCGATTGTTAGTGGTTGTGGTCGACAATTCGTTCAGCATGCGTGCGGGGACGCGGTTGGACGATGCGAAGCGAGGAGCGCTGGATGTTCTGGCGACGCGGAAGCCGTCACAGCGTGCGCAGGTGATGGTGTTGAGTGATGAGTTGCAGGTACTGACTCAGCCGATAAAGGATGCTGGTGCGCTGAAGGCTGCGGTTGAGAGTATTCAGCCCGGTGATTCGCGGAGCAACTTCGGCGAGTTGGGGCGCGGGATGAGGGCGCTGACGGAGACAGTGCATACGCCGGTGGATTTGCATCTGTTCAGCGATATGCAGGCTTCGAATATGCCGGTGAACTTTGCCGATATGGTGATGCCGGGCAATGTCTTGCTGGTGCTGCATCCGGTGGCGAAGGCTGCGGTGCCGAACTGGACAGTGGAGAGCGTGGAGGCCCCGGGGCAGCTGGTCGATCCTAAGAGGGCGCGAGTGTTGGCGGTGATTGCGGGACATCAGACTCCGGCGGCGACGCGTACTGTGTCGCTGATTATCAATGGCACGGTTGCTTTGATGAAGAAGGTGGAGGTGCCGGCGGATGGGCGGGCGACGGTCGCGTTCGAGTCGCTTGACGTGCCCTATGGTGCGAACCGGTGCGAGGTGAGAATCGATGCTGCGGATGGATTTCCGGTGGATGATGCGAGCAGCTTTGCGGTGAAGCGGGCTGACCCGGAGCGGGTGTTGTTTGTGCATCAGGCGGGGGACTCGCGGTCCGCGCTTTATTTTGGTTCGGCGTTGGCAGCTGCTGCGCAGGCGTCGTTTGTGTTGCAGCCGATTCTGGCTGATCAGGCGGCGGATGCTGATCCTACGAAGTATGCATTTGTGGTGCTGTCGGATGTGGTGTCTATACCGTCGATTTTGGAGAACAGCTTGTTGCAGTATGTGAAGAATGGCGGCAGCGTTCTGATTGCGGTGGGGACTTCGGAGGCACATCGTCAACGGATTCCTGTGTTTGGAGAGAGTGCGAGCGACGCACGGTTTTATTCGCGGGCTGGAGGTTTCTCGAATGTTGGGCAGGTGGATGGGTCGCATCCTGCGATGAAGGAGTCAGCGGGTTGGAAGGATGCGAAGTTTTACTATGCGACGGTGGTGGATGCGGGTCGTTCGCGTGTGGCGGCTCGGCTGGCTGATGGAACTCCGCTGCTTATGGATAAGCAGATTGGGCAGGGGCATGTGCTGGTGTTTGCATCGGGCTTCGATAATGTGACGAATGATCTTCCGCTGCATCCGGCGTTTGTGCCGTTCGTCGATCAGTCGGCGCGGTATCTTTCGGGCGTGGAGCGGCTGAGTGGAGCGAGGGTCGTGGACTCGTTTGTGCAGTTGCGGAGCGTGACGAATGAGGGAAATCAGGGAGCGTCGGTAGAGATCGTGGGGCCGGATGGGAAGCGGCCTTTGTCGCTGCAGGAGGAGGCTGCGGCGCAGTCGTTGCGGCTGACGCGCGCTGGTTTCTATCAGATACGGTTCGCAAATGGCCGGGATGCGCTGATTGCGGTGAATCCGGATCGGCGGGAGTCGGGGCTGGATTTGATTCCGCAGGATGTACTGAAGCTTTGGAGCGGGAGTGGAAATGCCGATGTGGCTGCGACCCAGGGGGTGGCCGCTGCGGCTGGGGAAGAGAAAAAGAACGCGTACAGCCTGTGGTGGTGGGTTATGCTTTTGATACTGATCGCGGCGGTGGCTGAGTCGGTGGTGGCCAGCCGCTACCTGGGCACGCAGCGGGAGGAAGTATGA
- a CDS encoding alpha-glucuronidase family glycosyl hydrolase, whose translation MRPRSLLLFLAWAIPYAAHAETGAEAWLRYERVADPAALQRYHELPSRIVQLGENPIATNAAVELARGLSGELGLQTQQATTYGTEDAFVLGTPAELTNLLPGESQRQLPPEGFRIARERMGKHTLWIIEGGTPPAELFAVFRLLEKIATLNPQLESTEAPSAPVRWVNQWDNPDGSIERGYAGRSIFFDASHVRSDLTRAAEYARLLASVGINGCTVNNVNSDLRTLTPEMLHEFARIADAFRPWGVRLSLSVDLSSPQVVGHLPTFDPLDPTVATWWQKKVEEIYTLIPDFGGFVVKADSEGRAGPSQYGRTPSQAANVLARALQPHHGVVLYRGFVYNHHLDWQDLKADRARAGYDNFASLDGTFEPNVIIQVKHGPIDFQIREPVSPLFAALQHTSQAIEVQTTQEYTGQQRHMVFLIPMWKTALDTDLRAQNRSTPVKEIVTGKSFHQPLGGFVSVVNVGLDANWLHHPMAMANLYGFGRLAWNPDLTSEQIINEWTRLTFGNNPKVVDTVNHLQLDSWKVYEQYTGPLGIGTLTDIIGVHYGPGIESAERNGWGQWLRADHNGAGMDRTVATGTGFIGQYPPELARVYESLTTCPDELLLFMHHVHYTHELHTGKTVIQHIYDSHYEGAATAATYAPRWESLHGLVDNQRFGETLKLFQYQAGHAMVWRDAVSEWFFHLSGIPDAQGRVGHHSNRIEAEAITSTGYTVTDVHPWETASGGKAVICKGPEPCILTTKLNFPAGQYDIAVQYFDLRGGVSHYDLLLNDKPIAHWAADDTLPPAVNDRNLDGHTSTRFTAPSVTLAPGDTLTLRGTPGGDEAAPVDYIEITPVTKETPKP comes from the coding sequence ATGCGACCCCGTTCTCTGCTCCTGTTTCTGGCATGGGCTATACCTTATGCAGCCCATGCTGAAACAGGCGCGGAGGCGTGGCTTCGCTATGAACGCGTAGCCGATCCTGCAGCCTTGCAGCGCTATCATGAGCTTCCTAGCCGCATCGTTCAGCTAGGGGAAAATCCAATCGCCACGAATGCCGCCGTTGAACTTGCACGCGGACTGTCCGGTGAACTCGGACTTCAGACACAGCAAGCGACTACTTATGGAACGGAGGATGCCTTTGTTCTGGGCACTCCTGCCGAGCTCACGAACCTACTCCCCGGCGAATCTCAGCGACAATTGCCTCCCGAGGGCTTCCGCATCGCTCGCGAACGAATGGGCAAACATACTCTATGGATCATCGAAGGCGGAACGCCGCCTGCAGAGCTGTTCGCCGTCTTTCGCCTGCTTGAAAAGATCGCAACGCTCAATCCGCAACTCGAGTCCACCGAAGCTCCATCAGCGCCCGTCCGCTGGGTCAACCAATGGGACAATCCCGACGGCAGCATTGAGCGCGGATACGCTGGCCGCTCCATCTTCTTCGACGCCAGCCACGTCCGCAGCGACCTGACCCGCGCCGCAGAGTACGCTCGCCTTCTCGCCTCTGTTGGCATCAACGGCTGCACGGTCAACAACGTTAACTCCGATCTCCGTACACTCACACCAGAGATGCTGCACGAGTTCGCACGCATCGCCGATGCCTTCCGTCCGTGGGGAGTGCGTCTCTCGCTCTCAGTTGATCTCTCAAGTCCGCAGGTTGTCGGCCATCTTCCCACGTTCGATCCCCTTGATCCGACGGTAGCCACCTGGTGGCAGAAAAAAGTCGAGGAGATCTATACCCTCATCCCCGACTTCGGCGGCTTTGTTGTCAAAGCGGACTCCGAAGGACGAGCCGGCCCATCGCAGTATGGACGAACGCCATCACAGGCGGCCAACGTCCTTGCCCGCGCACTTCAGCCTCATCACGGCGTTGTTCTGTATCGCGGCTTTGTCTACAACCATCACCTGGACTGGCAGGACTTGAAGGCCGACCGCGCCCGGGCAGGTTACGATAACTTTGCCTCGCTCGACGGTACCTTTGAACCCAACGTTATCATCCAGGTCAAACACGGTCCCATCGACTTCCAGATACGCGAGCCCGTATCGCCTCTCTTCGCTGCGCTGCAACACACATCGCAGGCCATCGAGGTACAGACCACACAGGAGTACACCGGTCAGCAGCGCCATATGGTCTTCCTAATTCCGATGTGGAAGACCGCTCTCGACACCGACCTTCGAGCGCAGAATCGCAGCACCCCTGTAAAGGAAATCGTCACCGGCAAAAGCTTCCATCAACCTCTAGGAGGCTTCGTATCGGTCGTCAATGTTGGCCTCGACGCCAATTGGCTCCATCATCCCATGGCCATGGCGAACCTCTACGGCTTCGGCCGCCTCGCATGGAATCCTGACCTGACGTCCGAGCAGATCATCAATGAGTGGACACGCCTGACCTTCGGAAACAATCCCAAGGTCGTCGACACGGTGAACCATCTACAACTCGACTCATGGAAGGTCTACGAACAATACACCGGCCCGCTGGGCATAGGCACCCTCACCGACATCATCGGCGTTCACTACGGTCCTGGGATCGAGTCCGCTGAACGCAACGGCTGGGGTCAATGGCTTCGTGCGGACCACAATGGTGCCGGCATGGATCGTACGGTAGCCACTGGTACCGGCTTTATCGGTCAATACCCACCTGAACTCGCACGCGTCTACGAATCACTCACCACCTGTCCCGACGAGCTTCTTCTATTCATGCACCACGTACACTATACGCACGAGTTGCATACAGGAAAGACCGTAATCCAGCACATCTACGACTCGCATTACGAGGGCGCCGCAACAGCCGCAACCTACGCCCCACGGTGGGAGAGCCTCCACGGCCTCGTCGACAATCAGCGTTTTGGTGAGACCCTGAAGCTCTTTCAGTATCAAGCCGGTCATGCAATGGTGTGGCGCGACGCCGTTAGCGAGTGGTTCTTTCACCTCTCCGGCATTCCCGACGCCCAAGGGCGCGTTGGCCACCACTCCAACCGCATCGAGGCAGAGGCAATAACCTCGACCGGCTATACCGTCACCGATGTGCATCCGTGGGAGACAGCCTCTGGCGGCAAGGCGGTAATCTGCAAAGGCCCCGAGCCATGCATCCTGACCACAAAGCTCAACTTCCCTGCCGGACAATACGACATCGCTGTCCAATACTTCGATCTGCGCGGAGGAGTCTCGCACTACGATCTCCTGCTCAACGACAAGCCCATCGCCCACTGGGCTGCAGACGACACGCTTCCGCCCGCAGTCAATGATCGCAATCTCGACGGGCACACGAGCACACGCTTTACTGCGCCATCGGTTACCCTCGCGCCAGGAGACACGCTGACCCTCCGCGGCACACCCGGCGGAGACGAAGCAGCTCCCGTCGACTACATCGAAATCACGCCTGTCACCAAGGAAACTCCCAAGCCATGA
- a CDS encoding DUF58 domain-containing protein, which translates to MQRFLDPAVLAGISGLDLVAKTVVDGFVAGLHRSPDFGFSQEFAEYRAYTPGDDLRHVDWNLFARTERCYLKRYRGETNSQLTILLDASNSMNYGSHAVSKMDYARYTAASLFYLAIHNQHDPAGLIVFDDEVRNYIRPSTRQGQLHRLLAGLEQAEPRARTNFMKPLAHFQEFLRRRGVVLVISDFYESPETIVKTIEPLRFHGSDVVLFHVLDPKEIRPELRGPSILVDMETEQRLEVIPEYVKGEYRKKMDSHLEQMSERTRAAGMDYHLLVTDRPLDAALSEYLFLRPGGR; encoded by the coding sequence GTGCAACGGTTTCTCGATCCCGCGGTGCTGGCTGGTATCTCCGGACTGGACCTGGTTGCGAAGACGGTGGTAGACGGCTTTGTGGCAGGACTGCATCGTTCGCCGGATTTCGGTTTCAGTCAGGAGTTTGCGGAGTATCGCGCTTATACGCCGGGGGATGATCTGCGGCATGTGGATTGGAATTTGTTTGCGCGGACAGAGCGTTGCTATCTGAAGCGGTATCGGGGTGAGACGAATAGCCAGCTGACGATTCTGCTTGATGCGAGCAATTCAATGAACTATGGCTCGCATGCAGTGTCGAAGATGGACTATGCACGGTATACGGCGGCTTCGCTGTTCTATCTGGCGATTCATAATCAGCACGATCCGGCGGGATTGATTGTGTTCGATGACGAGGTGCGGAACTATATACGGCCTTCGACGCGACAAGGGCAGCTGCATCGGTTGCTTGCAGGGTTGGAGCAGGCAGAGCCGAGGGCGCGCACAAATTTTATGAAGCCGTTGGCGCACTTTCAGGAGTTTCTGCGCAGACGTGGTGTGGTGTTGGTGATCTCGGATTTTTATGAGTCACCGGAGACTATTGTGAAGACGATCGAGCCGCTGCGCTTTCATGGGAGTGATGTGGTGCTGTTCCACGTGTTGGATCCGAAGGAGATACGGCCGGAGCTGCGCGGGCCTTCGATTTTGGTGGATATGGAGACGGAGCAGCGGCTTGAGGTGATACCGGAGTATGTGAAGGGTGAGTATCGCAAGAAGATGGATAGCCATCTCGAGCAGATGAGCGAGCGAACTCGTGCTGCAGGGATGGACTATCACCTGCTGGTGACGGACCGGCCTTTGGATGCGGCGTTGAGCGAGTATCTGTTCCTTCGTCCGGGAGGAAGATGA
- a CDS encoding glycoside hydrolase family 3 C-terminal domain-containing protein → MVKFRFSGSVALCFAAALLISPSLMPAQSGQLFLDPSQPTDKRVDDLVSRMTLEEKITQMVNTSPAIPRLGVPAYDWWNEGLHGVARSGYATMFPQAIGMAATWDTPLVGHIGETISTEARAKYNEAVRHDIHSIYYGLTIWSPNINIFRDPRWGRGQETYGEDPFLTSHLGVSFVKGLQGTNPDFYKVIATPKHFAVHSGPESDRHRFDATPTAHDLWDTYLPAFRATIVDAKAGSIMCAYNAIDGFPSCANHELLDQILRTDWSFQGFVTSDCGAVDDFFEAKAHHTSADKATAAADGIKSGTDTNCGKTYLALGEAVKRGLVTEAQIDVSLKRLFRARFQLGLFDPPARVSYNNIPFSVVGSPEHHALALETARKSMVLLKNEGGALPLKRTLRTIAVIGPNAASLSALEGNYNAVPRNPVLPVDGIAAEFPEAKVLYAQGAPYAEGVAVPVPRTLLHPSNQPTIEGLTGEYFDGGNFDAKPVFSRVDKQIDFDWNSASPVPGVAQNAFAVRWTGTITPPAPGTYSFAMRLAHCYPCGDHERFSVYVDGKPIAGFASPANAESRESGTPRFTVNFPDGNPREIRVEYTHTAKLFGAGISMEWVPEPEPLRNEAVAIAQKADVILAFVGLSPELEGEEMPIKVEGFAGGDRTDIKLPGAQQQMLEALAATGKPIVVILMNGSALATQWAQAHVGAILEAWYPGEAGAQAIAETLSGKNNPGGRLPITFYESLDQLPAFSDYSMANRTYRYFKGTPLYGFGYGLSYTTFQYSGLKLSNSHLHAGDTLTIEADVQNVGAHAGDEVAELYLTPPQTEVSPKFALSGFTRVHIAPGQKQHIQFTLDPRTLSQVDAKGVRAVTPGSYKLSLGGGQPTEAKDLSVDFTIEGTQELPR, encoded by the coding sequence GTGGTCAAGTTCCGATTCTCTGGTTCCGTCGCATTATGTTTCGCAGCTGCGCTGTTGATCTCACCTTCGTTGATGCCGGCGCAGTCAGGCCAGCTTTTTCTAGATCCATCGCAGCCGACGGACAAGCGGGTCGACGATCTCGTTTCACGCATGACCCTCGAGGAGAAGATCACTCAGATGGTCAACACCTCGCCAGCTATCCCGCGCCTTGGCGTACCGGCGTATGACTGGTGGAACGAGGGGCTGCACGGCGTGGCACGGTCAGGGTACGCTACCATGTTCCCGCAGGCGATCGGCATGGCCGCCACGTGGGACACCCCGCTAGTCGGCCATATCGGCGAGACCATTTCGACCGAGGCGCGTGCCAAGTACAACGAGGCCGTTCGACATGATATTCACTCGATCTACTACGGCCTGACCATCTGGTCGCCCAACATCAACATCTTCCGCGATCCGCGCTGGGGGCGTGGGCAGGAGACATACGGCGAAGACCCGTTCCTCACAAGCCACCTTGGCGTCTCCTTCGTCAAAGGCCTGCAGGGCACCAACCCGGATTTCTACAAGGTCATCGCCACGCCGAAACACTTCGCCGTGCATAGCGGCCCAGAGTCCGATCGTCACCGCTTCGACGCTACCCCAACGGCCCATGATCTTTGGGACACCTATCTGCCCGCTTTCCGCGCGACCATCGTCGATGCTAAAGCCGGCTCCATCATGTGTGCCTACAACGCCATCGACGGCTTCCCTTCGTGTGCCAACCATGAACTGCTCGATCAAATCCTACGGACGGATTGGAGCTTCCAAGGCTTCGTCACATCTGATTGCGGCGCCGTCGATGACTTCTTCGAAGCGAAGGCCCACCACACATCGGCCGACAAGGCGACCGCGGCAGCCGACGGCATTAAGTCAGGAACAGATACCAATTGCGGCAAAACATATCTTGCGCTCGGCGAAGCTGTGAAGAGGGGCCTTGTCACCGAGGCTCAGATCGACGTTTCCCTCAAGCGCCTCTTCAGAGCTCGTTTCCAGCTCGGTCTATTTGATCCTCCGGCTCGGGTGAGTTACAACAATATCCCCTTTTCAGTTGTAGGTTCGCCAGAGCACCACGCGCTTGCACTGGAGACTGCACGCAAGTCCATGGTGCTTCTCAAGAATGAAGGCGGCGCGCTTCCCCTGAAGCGCACCCTCCGTACGATCGCCGTCATCGGCCCAAACGCAGCATCGCTCTCGGCGCTTGAGGGCAACTACAACGCTGTCCCACGCAACCCTGTCCTGCCGGTAGATGGCATCGCCGCTGAGTTCCCGGAAGCCAAGGTGCTGTACGCGCAGGGCGCTCCGTATGCAGAGGGCGTGGCAGTTCCTGTGCCCCGTACGTTGCTGCACCCATCCAACCAGCCAACGATCGAGGGGCTCACCGGAGAGTACTTCGACGGCGGCAACTTTGACGCGAAACCCGTCTTCAGCCGTGTCGATAAGCAGATCGACTTCGATTGGAACTCTGCCAGCCCTGTCCCCGGTGTTGCGCAGAACGCCTTTGCCGTTCGCTGGACCGGCACTATTACTCCTCCCGCGCCGGGCACGTACAGCTTTGCGATGCGGCTCGCCCACTGCTATCCCTGCGGAGATCACGAGCGCTTCTCGGTTTATGTCGACGGAAAACCGATTGCAGGATTTGCCTCGCCCGCTAATGCCGAATCCCGCGAGAGCGGCACTCCGCGCTTCACAGTCAACTTTCCTGATGGCAACCCACGCGAGATTCGTGTCGAATACACGCACACGGCCAAGCTCTTCGGCGCAGGCATCTCCATGGAGTGGGTGCCCGAACCCGAACCGCTGCGTAACGAGGCCGTCGCCATCGCGCAGAAGGCCGACGTCATCCTCGCCTTTGTTGGCCTCTCGCCTGAACTCGAAGGCGAAGAGATGCCGATCAAGGTGGAGGGCTTCGCAGGCGGGGACCGTACCGACATCAAACTCCCCGGTGCGCAGCAGCAGATGCTAGAGGCTCTGGCGGCAACGGGCAAACCCATCGTCGTCATTCTGATGAATGGTAGCGCGCTGGCCACGCAATGGGCGCAAGCGCATGTTGGTGCAATCCTCGAAGCCTGGTATCCCGGAGAGGCGGGAGCACAGGCAATCGCCGAGACGCTCAGCGGCAAGAACAACCCCGGCGGACGTCTCCCAATCACGTTCTACGAGTCGCTCGATCAGCTGCCGGCATTCAGTGACTACTCCATGGCCAACCGCACGTATCGTTATTTCAAAGGAACGCCGCTCTATGGATTTGGATACGGACTCAGCTACACCACCTTCCAATACTCTGGCCTGAAGCTTTCGAACAGCCACCTTCATGCTGGAGATACGCTCACCATCGAAGCCGATGTGCAGAACGTGGGCGCTCACGCGGGAGACGAGGTTGCAGAGCTTTATCTGACACCACCGCAGACCGAGGTCTCGCCCAAGTTCGCTCTCAGCGGTTTCACCCGCGTCCACATTGCTCCAGGGCAGAAGCAGCACATTCAGTTCACTCTCGATCCTCGGACGCTCTCACAGGTCGATGCGAAGGGTGTCCGCGCCGTTACTCCAGGCAGCTACAAACTTTCTCTGGGTGGCGGTCAGCCGACTGAGGCCAAGGACCTGAGTGTCGATTTCACCATTGAGGGAACGCAGGAGTTACCGCGCTAA
- a CDS encoding AAA family ATPase, producing the protein MEITAELTPDVAQLQQRIERFQTVRDGILAQVRQVIVGQDEVLDQILIALFVGGHCLITGMPGTAKTLMVRTIAETLGLTFRRIQFTPDLMPSDITGTDIIEEDVTTGHRKWTFVEGPIFGNVVLADEINRTPPKTQAAMLEAMQEGSCTVRGHVYRLPSPFFVLATQNPIELEGTYPLPEAQLDRFLFNTLLDYLSATDELKVVDLTTATKVVQVSAVTSAGELLEFQQLVRMVPIAESLARYVVNLVRATRHKSENAPDFVKKYVNYGGSIRAAQFIVLAAKARALSRRRYHVTYDDVQALVLPVLRHRILLNFHAESERIDSDEILQRLLAHMPPPKEV; encoded by the coding sequence ATGGAGATTACTGCGGAACTGACGCCGGATGTAGCCCAACTGCAGCAGCGCATTGAACGGTTCCAGACGGTGCGCGATGGCATCCTTGCCCAGGTGCGACAGGTGATTGTGGGGCAGGATGAGGTGCTGGACCAGATACTCATCGCGTTGTTTGTGGGCGGCCATTGCCTCATCACTGGAATGCCGGGAACGGCGAAGACGCTGATGGTGCGCACGATTGCGGAGACGCTGGGGTTGACGTTCAGGAGGATCCAATTCACTCCTGACTTGATGCCTTCAGACATTACTGGGACGGACATTATTGAAGAGGATGTGACGACGGGGCATCGGAAGTGGACATTTGTCGAGGGTCCGATCTTCGGCAATGTCGTGTTGGCAGATGAGATTAATCGGACTCCGCCGAAGACGCAGGCGGCGATGCTGGAAGCGATGCAAGAGGGGTCGTGCACGGTGCGCGGGCATGTCTACAGGTTGCCTTCGCCGTTCTTCGTGCTGGCGACGCAGAACCCGATTGAGTTGGAGGGGACATATCCGTTGCCTGAGGCTCAGCTGGATCGGTTTCTGTTCAACACGTTGCTGGATTATCTGAGTGCGACTGATGAGTTGAAGGTTGTCGATCTGACGACGGCGACGAAGGTGGTGCAGGTGAGCGCGGTGACGAGTGCGGGGGAGCTGTTGGAGTTTCAGCAGCTGGTGCGGATGGTTCCGATTGCCGAATCGCTGGCTCGGTATGTGGTGAATCTAGTGCGGGCGACGCGGCATAAGAGTGAGAACGCGCCGGATTTTGTGAAGAAGTATGTGAACTATGGCGGGAGCATTCGAGCGGCGCAGTTTATTGTGCTGGCGGCGAAGGCTCGGGCGTTGTCGCGGCGGCGTTATCACGTGACGTATGACGATGTTCAAGCGTTGGTGCTTCCTGTGTTGCGGCATCGCATTCTGCTGAACTTTCATGCGGAGTCGGAGCGGATTGATTCGGATGAGATTCTGCAGCGCTTGCTGGCGCATATGCCGCCACCGAAGGAGGTGTGA